The nucleotide window AACAGGATATTAAAACGGCTGCCAGCATGCAGGCAGACTATCTCGCTGTGTCATTCCCTCGTTCGGCTGATGATATCCATCAGGCAAGGCAGTTATTACGCGATGCTGGCGGTTATGGTGCCATTGTGGCAAAAATTGAACGTGCAGAAGCGGTAGAAGCTATTGATGAGATCATCTCAGCTACCGATGCGATTATGGTCGCACGTGGCGATTTGGGCGTGGAGATGGGGGATGCGGCATTACCGCCTATTCAAAAACGTATCATTGGGCTGGCGCGTAAAAAGAACTGCCTGACCATTACAGCCACCCAGATGATGGAATCAATGATCATGAATCCGATTCCGACCCGGGCTGAAGTGTTTGATGTGGCCAATGCTGTGCTGGATGGCACCGATGCGGTGATGTTATCCGGGGAAACGGCGATTGGTAAAAATCCAATAAAAACCATAGCGGCTGTTGACCGTGTTTGTCTGCAAGCAGAACTGGAACGTGAAATACGAGTATCGCGACACCGGATAGACTCGCATTTTGAACGGATGGATGAAGCCATCGCCATGGCTGCTATGTATACTGCCAACCATCTGGATGTAAAAGCGATTGCTGCGTTGACGGACTCAGGTGCAACCACATTGTGGATGTCCAGAATTAGTTCGGGTATTCCTATCTTTGCACTCACACCCCATGAAAAAACAGCACGGAAAGTGACCTTATACAGAGGCGTTTATCCACTTAAGTTTGATGTAGAACATCATGATCATGCGCTGATGAATAAAGAGATGGTAGATGAGCTTGTCCGCCGTGGTGTTGTGTCAGATGGTGATATCGTCATTATCACTAAAGGCGATCTTGAAATTCAGGGCAGCACCAATGCTATGAAAATTGTCAAAGTCGGTGATATGGCTGAACCCAGGCAGATAGACTAAATACGGAACATGATTTTTTCTTTACAGGAGGCTTTATGGCCCTGATTACGTTGCGACAATTATTAGACTATGCAGCTGAACATGATTTTGCTGTTCCGGCATTCAATGTCAGTAATATGGAGCAAGTACATGCCATTATGCAGGCAGCAGACAAGGTTGACAGTCCTGTGATCATGCAGGCCAGCGCTGGTGCCAGAAAATATGCCGGTGAGCCATTTTTACGGCATATGGTTCTCGCAGCTATTGAAGAATATCCTCATATTCCAGTAGTTTTACATCAGGATCATGGCGCTAGCCCGGCTATCTGCATTCGTTCGATTCAGTCAGGATTTACTTCGGTGATGATGGATGGATCATTACGAGAAGACATGAAAACACCATCTGATTTTGACTATAACGTGCAGGTGACAAAAAACGTTAGTGACATTGCCCATGCATGCGGTGTTTCCGTGGAGGGGGAGTTAGGCTGCCTGGGCTCTTTAGAGACCGGTATGATGGGGGAAGAAGATGGTCATGGTGCTGAATCTGCCTTAGATCATAGTCAACTATTGACCGATCCTGATGAGGCAGTGGAGTTCGTGAATTTAACGCAGGTCGATGCCTTAGCCGTTGCCATAGGCACCAGTCATGGCGCCTATAAATTTACACAACCACCAACAGGTGATGTGCTGGCGATTAGCCACTTAAAAACCTTGCAACAAAAACTGCCTGATACCCATTTTGTGATGCATGGTTCAAGCTCAGTACCGCAGGATTGGTTGAAAATTATCAATACACATGGTGGTGATATTGGCCAAACCTATGGCGTGCCTGTAGAAGAAATTGTTGAAGGCATTCAATATGGTGTACGTAAGGTCAACATTGATACCGATTTACGCATGGCCTCAACTGGTGCTATTCGTCAGTTTTTGACTGATGAGAAGAATAAAGCGGAATTTGATCCACGGAAATTTTTCAAAGCAGCGACGCAGGCGATGCAAACGATTTGTGAAGCGCGTTATCAGGCATTTGGTAGCGCAGGACATGCCAGAAAGATCGTGCCTGTTTCATTAGCTAAAATGGTTGAAAGATATTAGTTTGGGTCGATAACAGTTTGTTTGTCAGTGATTTTCAGCTGCTCAGACTTATCTATGATTGAATGTTATTTTCCTCATTAAACAATCAGTTGCGAGCCTTGTGCCAGAATACGGTAAACTACCTGTTTTTTAGCAGGGAATATCGTTCGTGCATCAAATAATTGCTATTGCCGCCGGCGGTGCAGTGGGTGCCGTACTCAGGTTTGTTGTTTCCAACGGCATCTATCGTGTTTTAGGGCGAGACTTTCCCTACGGCACATTGGCTGTTAATGTGCTCGGTTCTTTATTGATGGGATTTCTGTTTATCATCTTTATCGAGAGAGAGTTGGGTATGACAGAATGGCGCTCTGCCATTTTAATCGGTTTACTTGGCGCGTTTACCACGTTTTCGACATTTTCTATGGAAACTATTGCTCTGCTGGAAGCCGGTGATGTCACGAGAGCCATGCTAAATATATTTCTTAGCGTTTTGCTCTGTCTGACGGCTACATGGATAGGTCTAAGCCTGGGGAGACAGTTATGAGTCGGTTCGAAGTCACGATGGTTCGTGTATACCTTGCTGAGGGGCGGGATCATAGTAATCGCGTTATAGAGTTACTTGAAACATTAGATATTAAAGGCTTTACCGTGTTTCGTGGCATTGCTGGTTTTGGTGCTGAACAAAAGTTGCATAAAGCGTCACTATTGGATTTATCACCTGAATTACCATTGGTGATCGAGTTTTTTGATGTTCCACACAAAGTGGAAAAAATTATTACACAGCTGGAAAGTATGGTTAAGCCGGATCATATTGTGAGCTGGACTGCACAATCTGGAAAATAAAAGAATGTTAGATCCGAAGTTATTAAGAAATGAGACTGAACAGGTTGCTGAGCAACTAGCCCGTAGAGGCTTTGATTTAGATGTTGCATTGTTGGCTAAGCTTGAAGAAGAGCGTAAACAGGCACAACTGGATGCTCAGGAATTACAAACAGAAAGAAATAGCCGTTCTAAAAATATTGGTAAAGCCAAAGCGGCGGGTGAAGATATTACCCCCTTACTGAAAGAAATCGAGGATTTAGGTGACCGTCACAAAGCGGCTGAGTCACGATTAAATGACGTGTTGACCCAGTTGCAAGACATCGCCATGGGTATTCCTAATCTTCCTCAGGCGGATGTTCCGGCCGGTAAAGATGAGAGCGAAAACCAGGAAGTTTTACGTTGGGGTGAACCGCGTCAATTTGATTTTGAACCAAAAGATCATGTCGATCTGGGTGCTGCTTTAGGTATGGATTTTGATACCGCAGCAAAAATCAGTGCTGCCCGTTTTGTCACTTTGTCCGGTCCTTTGGCTAAGTTACAGCGTGCACTGACCCAGTTTATGCTGGACTTACACAGCGAACAGCATGGTTACACGGAAACCTATGTTCCTTATTTAGTGAATGCTGACTCTTTAAGAGGAACAGGACAGTTACCAAAATTCGAAGAAGATCTGTTTAAAGTGAATGATGGTGAGTTTTATCTGATTCCAACAGCTGAAGTGCCAGTGACTAATATTGTCCGCGATACGATTACTGAAGATGCATCGTTGCCGCTGAAGTTTGTGGCACATACACCGTGTTTCCGAAGTGAAGCCGGCTCTTATGGTCGCGATGTACGTGGTCTTATCCGTCAGCACCAGTTTGAAAAGGTTGAGTTGGTACAAATCGTCCGTCCAGAGGACTCTGCTGCCGCGCATGAAGAATTAACAGCACATGCTGAAAAAGTATTGCAGTTATTAGATTTGCCATATCGTAAGGTGAATTTGTGTACGGGTGATTTAGGGTTTTCATCTACAAAAACCTATGATCTTGAAGTTTGGTTACCAAGCCAGCAAACCTACAGAGAAATTTCATCTTGCAGTAATTTTGGTGATTTCCAGGCACGTCGTTTACAGGCCCGCTGGCGTAATCCTGCTACTGGAAAACCTGAGTTAGTTCACACGCTCAATGGTTCAGGACTGGCCGTTGGCCGTACGCTGTTAGCGTTGATGGAAAATCATCAACAGGCAGATGGTTCGGTGTTAATTCCAGAGGCGTTACGTCCATATATGGGCGGTCAGGACAGCATTCGTGTTTGAATTTAGTTTGGTCCAGAAAATTATTATCTGGGCGATACCTGTTTTATTTGCCATTACTGTGCATGAAGTTGCGCATGGCTGGGTTGCATTAAAGTTAGGTGATAGAACAGCACAAATGTTGGGTAGGCTCACGCTAAACCCCTTTAAACATATCGACCCTATCGGCACAGTACTTGTGCCCGGCTTATTATTATTACTCGGCGGCTTTGTATTTGGCTGGGCGAAACCGGTACCGGTGAGCTATCAGAATCTGCATCAGCCCAAACGAGATATGGCGTGGGTGGCTGCTGCTGGTCCTGCTGCCAACTTTATTATGGCGATTATCTGGGCGATCGTTGCCAAGCTGGGTTTAATGCTTATTCATGCCGATATTACCCTGGGTCAACCTATGATGTTTATGGGCGTCGCTGGTGTTTTGATTAATACGATGTTAATGATGCTTAACTTACTGCCTATTCCGCCTCTGGACGGCAGTCGTGTGTTATCAAGCTGGCTACCAGGACCGATGGCATATAAGTTCAGCAGGATAGAGCCTTATGGTTTCTTTATCTTGCTCGGACTGCTTTATTTCGGCATTTTGAATTTGATTTTATGGCCATTGGTCAGTGCTATGCTAGGTTTGCTGGTGTCTGTCTTTCATTTACCAGCACAAATATTCAGTATTTTATAGTTAGCTAATTAAGGCTTATCAGGAGAACATTTTGGATACGGTTGCTATACAGTCCCGTCGCATTGTTTCAGGCATGCGTCCAACAGGGCAATTGCATTTAGGTCATTATCATGGCGTTCTAAAAAACTGGATTAAATTACAGCACGAATTTGACTGCTTCTTCTTTGTCGCAGACTGGCATGCATTGACGACTCATTATGAAGAGAGCAGTGTCATCGAAGGCAGTGTTTGGGAGATGGTGATTGACTGGCTCGCTGCCGGTATTGAACCTTCGACGGCATCGCTGTTTTTACAGTCAAAAGTACCTGAGCACGCTGAATTACACTTATTATTGTCGATGATTACACCGCTTTCGTGGCTAGAGCGTGTACCAACATACAAAGATCAACAAGAAAAACTAAAAGAAAAAGATTTATCGACTTACGGTTTTTTAGGCTATCCCTTATTACAAAGTGCCGATATTTTGATTTATCGTGCGGGTCAGGTGCCTGTGGGTGAAGATCAGGTCGCTCATGTCGAGTTAACACGTGAAGTCGCTCGTCGTTTTAATCATATCTATGGTCGTGAGAAGGACTTTGAAGAAAAAGCCGAAGCCGCGATTAAAAAAATGGGTAAGAAAAACGCAAAGCTCTACAATACTTTGCGTAAGTCATACCAAGAGCAAGGTGATGCGGATGCTCTAGCCACCGCGCGTGAGTTGCTTAAAAATCAACAAAATTTAGCGCTGGGTGATATGGAGCGCTTATTCGGCTATCTGGAAGGTGCAGGTAAAGTGATTTTGCCCGAGCCAAAAGCCTTATTAACACCGGCATCTAAAATGCCAGGCCTGGATGGTCAAAAAATGTCCAAGTCATACGGAAATACAATCTCGCTGCGTGAGCCTGATGATAGCCTGGCAGAGAAAATTAAGCGTATGCCAACGGACACCAACCGTGTTCGACGTACTGATCCTGGTGAGCCCGATCGCTGCCCTGTATGGCAGTTGCATGAGGTTTACGCTTCAGAAGATCAGAAACAGTGGGTACAAGAAGGTTGTCGCAGTGCCAGTATTGGTTGTCTGGATTGTAAAGGTCCGTTGATTGATGCTGTTAGTGCTGAACTGAGACCGATTCGTGAACGGGCGTTGGATTTTAGCCAACACCCAGAAGATGTCCGCCGTATTATTGATGATGGTAATGCTGCCGCGCGTGAAGTGGCACAGGAAACCTTGGCGGAAGTCCGTTCATCAATGGGTTTAAACTATAAATAAAAGGGTTGCTGACGCGTTTTTATGGCTGAACGTATTCAAAAAGTATTAGCAAGAGCAGGGTATGGCTCTCGTCGCCAGGTAGAAACCTGGATTAAAGAAGGACGTGTCACTCGTAATGGTGAGTTGGCAAGTTTAGGAGATCAGATCAGTGAAGGCGATCGTTTAAAGCTGGATAATAAACCGCTTTCTCCGAAACGTTTATGGCAGGAACCGGCTAAACAGGTCATTCTCTATAACAAACCTGTTGGTGAAGTGTGCACGCGTAAGGACCCTGAAGGCCGTCGTACTATCTTTCAGTCCTTACCTATTCCAGAGCAGGGCCGTTGGGTCAGTGTGGGACGGCTTGACTTAAACACCAGTGGTTTAATCATCCTGACCACAGATGGTGAATTGGCAAATCGTTTAATGCATCCATCGCATGAAATGGATCGCGAATATGCGGTTCGTGTCTTAGGCGAAGTGACATCAGAAATGATGCAGACGCTACGTGATGGCGTCATGCTAGAAGATGGTGA belongs to Methylophaga thalassica and includes:
- the rluB gene encoding 23S rRNA pseudouridine(2605) synthase RluB codes for the protein MAERIQKVLARAGYGSRRQVETWIKEGRVTRNGELASLGDQISEGDRLKLDNKPLSPKRLWQEPAKQVILYNKPVGEVCTRKDPEGRRTIFQSLPIPEQGRWVSVGRLDLNTSGLIILTTDGELANRLMHPSHEMDREYAVRVLGEVTSEMMQTLRDGVMLEDGEAKFADIQESGGEGANKWYHVVIQEGRNREVRRLWESQGVQVSRLMRVRYGPIIIPNNLRMGHWTKLEGSDLDYLYEQAGMKPVSNVTGGRKKPAVKQERPKKTRTRKEYSTNKKEQSRDQDEPTPKRRPRIRGH
- the pyk gene encoding pyruvate kinase: MTAIRRTKIVATLGPATQSPQVLDAMIAAGMNVVRLNFSHGEPDTHIALAELVRERARMQNKQVGILADLQGPKIRISRFKQGSVVLEEGAYFILDAQLGRDEGDEQQVGIDYKALPRDVKAKDTLLLDDGRIVLRVDKVDTHKIYTTVSFGGVLSNNKGINRLGGGLSAKALTDKDKQDIKTAASMQADYLAVSFPRSADDIHQARQLLRDAGGYGAIVAKIERAEAVEAIDEIISATDAIMVARGDLGVEMGDAALPPIQKRIIGLARKKNCLTITATQMMESMIMNPIPTRAEVFDVANAVLDGTDAVMLSGETAIGKNPIKTIAAVDRVCLQAELEREIRVSRHRIDSHFERMDEAIAMAAMYTANHLDVKAIAALTDSGATTLWMSRISSGIPIFALTPHEKTARKVTLYRGVYPLKFDVEHHDHALMNKEMVDELVRRGVVSDGDIVIITKGDLEIQGSTNAMKIVKVGDMAEPRQID
- a CDS encoding DUF190 domain-containing protein, translated to MSRFEVTMVRVYLAEGRDHSNRVIELLETLDIKGFTVFRGIAGFGAEQKLHKASLLDLSPELPLVIEFFDVPHKVEKIITQLESMVKPDHIVSWTAQSGK
- the serS gene encoding serine--tRNA ligase, which translates into the protein MLDPKLLRNETEQVAEQLARRGFDLDVALLAKLEEERKQAQLDAQELQTERNSRSKNIGKAKAAGEDITPLLKEIEDLGDRHKAAESRLNDVLTQLQDIAMGIPNLPQADVPAGKDESENQEVLRWGEPRQFDFEPKDHVDLGAALGMDFDTAAKISAARFVTLSGPLAKLQRALTQFMLDLHSEQHGYTETYVPYLVNADSLRGTGQLPKFEEDLFKVNDGEFYLIPTAEVPVTNIVRDTITEDASLPLKFVAHTPCFRSEAGSYGRDVRGLIRQHQFEKVELVQIVRPEDSAAAHEELTAHAEKVLQLLDLPYRKVNLCTGDLGFSSTKTYDLEVWLPSQQTYREISSCSNFGDFQARRLQARWRNPATGKPELVHTLNGSGLAVGRTLLALMENHQQADGSVLIPEALRPYMGGQDSIRV
- a CDS encoding tryptophan--tRNA ligase — encoded protein: MDTVAIQSRRIVSGMRPTGQLHLGHYHGVLKNWIKLQHEFDCFFFVADWHALTTHYEESSVIEGSVWEMVIDWLAAGIEPSTASLFLQSKVPEHAELHLLLSMITPLSWLERVPTYKDQQEKLKEKDLSTYGFLGYPLLQSADILIYRAGQVPVGEDQVAHVELTREVARRFNHIYGREKDFEEKAEAAIKKMGKKNAKLYNTLRKSYQEQGDADALATARELLKNQQNLALGDMERLFGYLEGAGKVILPEPKALLTPASKMPGLDGQKMSKSYGNTISLREPDDSLAEKIKRMPTDTNRVRRTDPGEPDRCPVWQLHEVYASEDQKQWVQEGCRSASIGCLDCKGPLIDAVSAELRPIRERALDFSQHPEDVRRIIDDGNAAAREVAQETLAEVRSSMGLNYK
- a CDS encoding site-2 protease family protein, translated to MFEFSLVQKIIIWAIPVLFAITVHEVAHGWVALKLGDRTAQMLGRLTLNPFKHIDPIGTVLVPGLLLLLGGFVFGWAKPVPVSYQNLHQPKRDMAWVAAAGPAANFIMAIIWAIVAKLGLMLIHADITLGQPMMFMGVAGVLINTMLMMLNLLPIPPLDGSRVLSSWLPGPMAYKFSRIEPYGFFILLGLLYFGILNLILWPLVSAMLGLLVSVFHLPAQIFSIL
- the fba gene encoding class II fructose-bisphosphate aldolase (catalyzes the reversible aldol condensation of dihydroxyacetonephosphate and glyceraldehyde 3-phosphate in the Calvin cycle, glycolysis, and/or gluconeogenesis); the protein is MALITLRQLLDYAAEHDFAVPAFNVSNMEQVHAIMQAADKVDSPVIMQASAGARKYAGEPFLRHMVLAAIEEYPHIPVVLHQDHGASPAICIRSIQSGFTSVMMDGSLREDMKTPSDFDYNVQVTKNVSDIAHACGVSVEGELGCLGSLETGMMGEEDGHGAESALDHSQLLTDPDEAVEFVNLTQVDALAVAIGTSHGAYKFTQPPTGDVLAISHLKTLQQKLPDTHFVMHGSSSVPQDWLKIINTHGGDIGQTYGVPVEEIVEGIQYGVRKVNIDTDLRMASTGAIRQFLTDEKNKAEFDPRKFFKAATQAMQTICEARYQAFGSAGHARKIVPVSLAKMVERY
- the crcB gene encoding fluoride efflux transporter CrcB, with protein sequence MHQIIAIAAGGAVGAVLRFVVSNGIYRVLGRDFPYGTLAVNVLGSLLMGFLFIIFIERELGMTEWRSAILIGLLGAFTTFSTFSMETIALLEAGDVTRAMLNIFLSVLLCLTATWIGLSLGRQL